In one window of Zhihengliuella sp. ISTPL4 DNA:
- a CDS encoding MFS transporter, protein MTGTRDVATRRADLRWMSLFTLAWLAIWTVQLTPVQLLLPLQLDTPEDDWIRGVVSSGIVLGVGGLAGVVAGPLAGALSDGARAGTHRRRPWALGGVTLTAVCLVLTGFASGPWAVGAGWVGVSIGVAVSSAAFTALIADQLPTTQRGAASAAVGSSQAVGIVLGVGLVVLLGLDVITGYVLLAGIIAVVGITVALLLPDPPSTEAARPQRIGRPRLASLRDRDFAWMLSGRLLTNIGNALGTALFLFFLLHGLGQESAIAQDNLLLLIVVYTVFVVLASVITGIISDRTGERRRLAVAATIVQAASGVVIVAVPTFEMTMVAAALMGLGYGAFSTVGLAFAADLLPDEQDHARDLGIVNVTAALGQLIGPVLGAGLVALAGGFWLVFLTAAVLSLIGGALTAAARPRVPSA, encoded by the coding sequence ATGACCGGTACCCGAGACGTCGCCACCCGCCGGGCGGATCTGCGCTGGATGTCGCTGTTCACCCTCGCCTGGCTCGCCATCTGGACCGTCCAGCTCACTCCGGTCCAGCTGCTGCTCCCGCTGCAGCTCGATACCCCGGAGGACGATTGGATCCGCGGCGTCGTCTCCTCCGGCATCGTGCTCGGGGTGGGCGGCCTCGCCGGCGTCGTGGCGGGTCCGCTCGCGGGGGCGCTGTCGGACGGCGCGCGTGCGGGCACGCATCGACGGCGACCGTGGGCGCTGGGTGGCGTCACGCTCACCGCCGTCTGTCTCGTGCTCACCGGGTTCGCCAGCGGTCCGTGGGCGGTCGGCGCGGGTTGGGTCGGCGTTTCGATCGGTGTCGCCGTCTCGTCCGCCGCGTTCACCGCCCTCATCGCCGATCAGCTCCCGACGACGCAGCGCGGCGCCGCATCCGCCGCGGTCGGGTCGAGCCAAGCGGTGGGGATCGTGCTGGGGGTCGGGCTCGTCGTGCTGCTGGGCCTCGATGTCATCACCGGCTACGTGCTCCTCGCGGGCATCATCGCGGTGGTGGGCATCACGGTGGCGCTCCTGCTGCCGGATCCGCCGAGCACGGAGGCCGCGCGTCCGCAGCGCATCGGGCGTCCGCGCCTGGCATCGCTCCGCGACCGCGACTTCGCCTGGATGCTCTCCGGCCGGCTCCTCACCAACATCGGCAACGCCCTCGGGACGGCTCTGTTCCTGTTCTTCTTGCTGCACGGCCTCGGCCAGGAGAGCGCGATCGCGCAGGACAACCTCCTGCTGCTCATCGTCGTCTACACGGTGTTCGTCGTGCTCGCCTCGGTGATCACCGGGATCATCTCGGACCGCACAGGGGAGCGTCGCCGGCTCGCTGTGGCGGCCACGATCGTGCAGGCGGCGTCGGGGGTGGTGATCGTGGCCGTACCCACCTTCGAGATGACGATGGTGGCCGCCGCGCTCATGGGTCTCGGCTACGGCGCCTTCTCGACGGTGGGCCTCGCGTTCGCGGCCGATCTGCTGCCCGATGAGCAGGATCACGCGCGCGACCTCGGCATCGTGAACGTCACCGCCGCCCTCGGACAGCTCATCGGTCCCGTGCTCGGCGCGGGACTCGTCGCCCTTGCCGGAGGGTTCTGGCTCGTCTTTCTCACGGCGGCCGTCCTGTCGCTCATCGGGGGAGCGCTCACCGCGGCCGCGCGACCTCGGGTTCCCTCAGCGTGA
- a CDS encoding ABC transporter family substrate-binding protein — protein MKNKKLLGAVAVGGALALALAGCASGSGNTGGGDNGGEKVETKTADYNPQDRSNLQEGGEVNFPITEIPEQLNAFNGDGSADTVRLWSWYMPQILLVSPEGEVTKNDAYLDAYEIGEKDGNTTITFTFKDEAHFNDGTDMDWTAVDATWKANRSYEEGFTPNATDGYKQIKTVEQGDTPKTAVVTFDGVYAWPSMAFLTGGVLHPAAADPDVFNEGFIGNMHPEWGAGPYTVDTFDANGGFVSFKPNPEWWGNAPLLDSVTFTAMEPDAAVNAFKNGEIDMVNTNTNDRLKQVQDVEDTTVRRAQQTAKTILMVDADKPQFEDIDVRKAFFLGVNIDQQKQIAWNGLGYEEPVAGSLNLYSFQDGYEDSFATAGLKHDVDAAKKLLDDAGWAEGEDGIREKDGEKLSVTFPVFGEDPTLEALAKSLQAQQKEIGIDLKIDVRASADFSNDLTSKNWDVVSLRFTDSDPFGPAWFCQLYCSDSQLNLSSTGTAEIDKQIADEVESQKDAESWTSAAMELEPKIVEETWGVIPLYSGPSIYVVKNGLANLTPEPYVGLDLFGVTPIENVGWEK, from the coding sequence ATGAAGAACAAGAAGTTGCTGGGGGCGGTCGCGGTCGGCGGCGCCCTCGCACTCGCCCTCGCGGGTTGCGCGAGCGGTTCCGGGAACACCGGTGGCGGAGACAACGGCGGCGAGAAGGTCGAGACCAAGACCGCCGACTACAACCCGCAGGACCGGAGCAACCTCCAGGAAGGTGGCGAGGTCAACTTCCCCATCACCGAGATCCCGGAGCAGCTGAACGCCTTCAACGGCGACGGCAGCGCCGACACGGTTCGCCTGTGGTCGTGGTACATGCCGCAGATCCTCCTCGTCTCGCCGGAGGGCGAGGTCACGAAGAACGACGCCTACCTCGACGCGTACGAGATCGGCGAGAAGGATGGCAACACGACCATCACCTTCACGTTCAAGGACGAGGCGCACTTCAACGACGGCACGGACATGGACTGGACCGCCGTCGACGCGACGTGGAAGGCCAACCGCTCGTACGAAGAGGGCTTCACTCCCAACGCGACGGACGGCTACAAGCAGATCAAGACCGTCGAGCAGGGCGACACCCCGAAGACCGCCGTCGTGACCTTCGACGGCGTCTACGCCTGGCCGTCCATGGCCTTCCTCACGGGTGGCGTGCTGCACCCGGCTGCGGCCGACCCGGACGTCTTCAACGAGGGCTTCATCGGCAACATGCACCCGGAGTGGGGCGCGGGCCCGTACACGGTCGACACCTTCGACGCCAACGGCGGCTTCGTCTCCTTCAAGCCGAACCCGGAGTGGTGGGGCAACGCACCGCTGCTCGACTCGGTCACCTTCACGGCGATGGAGCCGGACGCCGCGGTCAACGCCTTCAAGAACGGCGAGATCGACATGGTGAACACCAACACCAACGACCGCCTGAAGCAGGTGCAGGACGTCGAGGACACCACCGTCCGTCGTGCGCAGCAGACCGCTAAGACCATCCTCATGGTCGACGCCGACAAGCCGCAGTTCGAGGACATCGACGTGCGCAAGGCGTTCTTCCTGGGCGTGAACATCGATCAGCAGAAGCAGATCGCGTGGAACGGCCTCGGTTACGAGGAGCCGGTCGCCGGTTCGCTGAACCTGTACTCGTTCCAGGACGGGTATGAGGACTCCTTCGCGACCGCAGGCCTGAAGCACGACGTCGACGCGGCCAAGAAGCTGCTCGACGACGCCGGCTGGGCCGAGGGCGAGGACGGCATCCGCGAGAAGGACGGCGAGAAGCTCTCCGTCACCTTCCCGGTCTTCGGTGAGGACCCGACGCTGGAGGCGCTCGCGAAGTCGCTCCAGGCGCAGCAGAAGGAGATCGGCATCGACCTCAAGATCGATGTCCGCGCTTCGGCTGACTTCTCCAACGACCTGACGTCGAAGAACTGGGACGTCGTCTCGCTCCGCTTCACCGACTCCGATCCGTTCGGTCCGGCCTGGTTCTGCCAGCTCTACTGCTCGGACAGCCAGCTGAACCTGTCGAGCACGGGCACCGCGGAGATCGACAAGCAGATCGCCGACGAGGTGGAGAGCCAGAAGGACGCCGAGTCCTGGACCTCCGCCGCGATGGAGCTCGAGCCGAAGATCGTCGAAGAGACGTGGGGCGTCATCCCGCTGTACAGCGGCCCCTCGATCTACGTGGTCAAGAACGGCCTGGCGAACCTCACGCCGGAGCCCTACGTCGGTCTCGACCTGTTCGGCGTCACGCCGATCGAGAACGTCGGCTGGGAGAAGTAA
- a CDS encoding metallophosphoesterase, protein MKALEHKTSITLPDQRVAVCGDWHGNIGWARTIARVLPYLASDVTTLLHLGDWWMPEAEIDEVFAETDIDRILVTLGNHEPWDQIGPLLDEHPGQAVRVSKLTWFLPRPARLTIGGRRVLSLGGAASVDRQSRIEGLTWWPDEAITDDHVAAAIAGGPADLMLTHEGPAGTPVRPVREILRTNPHRFPAAALEASAASRARVAEVWNAVRPELLAHGHMHVPGGGRTDDGRRIASLGRDGQEGNLGILDMATLKMATPSLAIIRGMTERADIDRDWRIRNVAESLHDATLDGLRHSPEALRDAQDYVDGRRTLDEILEDVRRRHTRNPEEKP, encoded by the coding sequence ATGAAAGCTCTCGAACACAAGACGTCAATCACGTTGCCCGACCAACGCGTGGCGGTGTGCGGCGACTGGCACGGCAACATCGGCTGGGCTCGCACGATTGCTCGGGTACTCCCCTACCTCGCGTCCGACGTGACGACGCTGCTCCATCTGGGCGACTGGTGGATGCCGGAGGCGGAGATAGACGAGGTCTTCGCGGAGACCGACATCGACCGCATTCTCGTGACCCTCGGGAATCACGAGCCCTGGGACCAGATCGGCCCGCTCCTCGACGAACATCCCGGTCAGGCCGTGCGCGTCTCGAAGCTCACCTGGTTCCTCCCCCGACCGGCTCGCTTGACCATCGGCGGTCGTCGAGTCCTGTCCCTGGGCGGCGCGGCATCAGTCGACCGTCAGTCCCGCATCGAAGGACTGACATGGTGGCCGGACGAAGCCATCACCGACGACCACGTCGCTGCGGCCATCGCGGGTGGCCCCGCGGACCTCATGCTGACCCACGAGGGCCCTGCGGGCACGCCCGTTCGGCCAGTTCGCGAGATCCTGCGAACGAACCCACATCGTTTCCCCGCAGCCGCGCTCGAAGCGTCCGCGGCGTCTCGAGCGCGGGTCGCCGAAGTTTGGAATGCGGTGCGACCTGAGCTGCTCGCTCATGGACACATGCATGTGCCGGGCGGCGGGAGGACCGATGACGGTCGTCGGATCGCGAGCCTCGGACGGGATGGGCAAGAGGGGAACCTGGGGATCCTCGACATGGCCACCCTCAAGATGGCAACGCCGAGTCTTGCCATCATCCGCGGCATGACTGAGCGAGCCGACATCGACCGCGACTGGCGGATCCGCAATGTTGCCGAGTCGCTGCACGACGCAACGTTGGACGGACTCAGGCACTCCCCCGAGGCCCTGCGGGACGCACAGGACTACGTCGACGGACGCCGCACCCTCGACGAGATCCTCGAAGATGTCCGCCGGCGCCACACTCGTAATCCTGAGGAGAAGCCATGA
- a CDS encoding glycoside hydrolase family 1 protein, which produces MTPLTTDPTARARLRWSAATSSVQIEGSRQADGAGRSIWDDVIAKPGRIRDGSTAEPACDSYRRVEDDVALAADLGLDRYRFSIPWARVQPDGRGSGNVAALDHYDLVVDGLLEAGVTPFPTLYHWELPSAVEAVGGWLARDTAERFGEYTTLVAARLGDRVSSWYTLNEPAMTTLQGYAVGALAPGRELLYGALPSAHHQLLAHSRAAEALRDHGAASVGLVNNHTWVLPLRDTEEDRAAAAVYDLLHNRLFSEPLLSGTTPDLEALGLPPLPILGDDLARIAGTIDFYGVNFYNPTTVTAAAPEDDIPFRIVPTPGAPVTGFGPEWPILPSALRDLLLDLHRRHPGMPPVIIGENGASFPEPDVAGPVEDTDRIAYLSAHIDAVGEAIEAGVPVEEYTVWSLLDNWEWTDGYTQRFGLVHVDFSTGERTPKASYGWYRDLVAGSRAARDAAAARA; this is translated from the coding sequence ATGACCCCTCTCACGACCGACCCGACGGCGCGCGCCCGGCTCCGATGGTCCGCCGCCACCTCATCCGTCCAGATCGAGGGTTCCCGTCAGGCCGACGGTGCCGGGCGGTCGATCTGGGACGACGTGATCGCGAAGCCAGGTCGCATCAGGGATGGCTCGACCGCGGAACCGGCGTGCGACAGCTATCGCCGTGTGGAGGATGACGTCGCCCTGGCAGCCGATCTCGGGCTCGATCGGTACCGGTTCTCGATCCCGTGGGCGCGCGTGCAACCGGACGGTCGCGGCTCGGGGAACGTCGCGGCCCTGGACCACTACGATCTTGTCGTCGACGGCCTGCTGGAGGCCGGTGTCACGCCGTTCCCGACGCTCTATCACTGGGAGCTGCCGAGCGCGGTCGAGGCCGTCGGCGGCTGGCTGGCCCGCGACACCGCCGAGCGCTTCGGGGAGTACACCACCCTTGTCGCCGCCCGCCTCGGAGATCGGGTGTCGTCCTGGTACACGCTGAACGAGCCCGCGATGACCACCCTGCAGGGCTATGCCGTCGGTGCGCTCGCGCCCGGCAGGGAGCTTCTCTACGGCGCGCTTCCGTCTGCGCATCATCAGCTGCTCGCCCATTCGCGAGCCGCGGAGGCGCTGCGAGACCATGGCGCCGCCAGCGTGGGACTCGTCAACAACCACACCTGGGTTCTTCCGCTGCGGGACACCGAGGAGGACCGCGCCGCGGCCGCGGTCTACGACCTCCTGCACAACCGGCTGTTCAGCGAGCCGCTCCTCTCCGGCACGACACCGGATCTGGAGGCGCTCGGGCTTCCGCCGCTGCCCATCCTCGGCGACGACCTCGCACGCATCGCGGGAACGATCGATTTCTACGGCGTGAACTTCTACAACCCGACCACGGTCACCGCCGCCGCTCCCGAGGATGACATCCCGTTCCGGATCGTCCCCACGCCCGGAGCGCCCGTCACCGGCTTCGGCCCGGAGTGGCCGATCCTGCCGTCCGCCCTGCGCGACCTGTTGCTCGATCTGCACCGGCGCCACCCTGGTATGCCACCGGTGATCATCGGGGAGAACGGAGCATCCTTCCCGGAACCTGATGTCGCCGGCCCCGTGGAAGACACCGACCGGATCGCCTATCTCTCCGCGCACATCGACGCGGTCGGCGAGGCCATCGAGGCCGGCGTCCCCGTCGAGGAGTACACGGTCTGGTCGCTGCTCGACAACTGGGAATGGACGGACGGGTACACCCAGCGGTTCGGCCTCGTGCACGTCGACTTCTCCACGGGGGAACGCACCCCGAAGGCCTCCTACGGCTGGTATCGCGATCTCGTCGCGGGCTCCCGGGCGGCCCGAGACGCCGCGGCGGCACGAGCATGA
- the rpsT gene encoding 30S ribosomal protein S20 has product MANIKSQIKRNKTNEKAHERNKAVKSELKTLVRQTREAVAAGDKAAAEKSLKKASVKLDKAVSKGVLHKNQASNRKSAIAKQVSAL; this is encoded by the coding sequence GTGGCAAACATCAAGTCGCAGATCAAGCGCAACAAGACCAACGAGAAGGCTCACGAGCGCAACAAGGCCGTGAAGAGCGAGCTGAAGACTCTCGTCCGCCAGACCCGCGAGGCTGTCGCCGCCGGCGACAAGGCCGCCGCCGAGAAGAGCCTGAAGAAGGCCTCGGTCAAGCTCGACAAGGCCGTCAGCAAGGGTGTCCTGCACAAGAACCAGGCGTCGAACCGCAAGTCCGCGATCGCCAAGCAGGTCTCCGCTCTCTGA
- a CDS encoding DUF4365 domain-containing protein — translation MLRRSKHYRTFRNGASLVVQLSQRRSSPTIGRSERFQGGNVGQKRKKPTRSRSHELEDESYTKFRAARPSAWPVHKIDGSDDYGRDLLVEIFENHQPTGNEFSVQLKAKEKLVGPPKAKLNVSTLNHWEDQPSPTLIVLWDAATDQLYYEWAHRLPWSDPKHDKTTRTVPVPHLWSETTPEILAEEADAFRKVRDLGRYFPVDVEVRGDEYFGGDAGPVVSAIIDGFSSFPDLVVSFSKPRVPFIRVEVLANGVEVSMSGTPVKRITYEPSAPPPPEVIAADALFALAFAVGTIGRSRDVGTALLCASVERSFMAIVAGRLADAIVLLVRADARDALLTLLARTLTVEHHPSWSEALAGVEATKAIMADALRMAIASSLEQTSKSWSSPARALRTAAWLVGPLDADRAMELWEAAVEADPSTKDNPRYWSELGGISFLWERWDDAVANYRKAVRLGDKASRPLLADALMWAGHYADALGQFNTAGILDGDDNAEWRLKSKALRFIVEVVGINQQKRDDFVAEMMWRDNLPSPPSVELIEQVIEVDALYAWAYWAACPGMRDRGVEPVGPLLVAAVCQPSRAPIVQELTTAALRTGNWETARDALLLARRMCGPDFIRMVHTDEVIDRELRALLLKLWGCLDDRDDFFAELEKIQSEQQAEEVEAPSVDDHGGSPNRTG, via the coding sequence GTGTTGCGCCGTTCCAAACACTACCGCACCTTCCGTAACGGCGCGTCGCTGGTCGTGCAACTCTCGCAGAGACGCAGCTCCCCTACCATTGGGCGCAGCGAGCGATTCCAGGGAGGCAATGTGGGCCAGAAGAGGAAGAAGCCGACCAGGTCGAGGTCGCACGAGCTCGAGGATGAGTCCTACACGAAGTTCCGGGCGGCCCGTCCTTCGGCATGGCCTGTCCACAAGATTGACGGGTCCGACGACTACGGGCGCGATCTCCTCGTGGAGATCTTCGAGAACCATCAGCCGACCGGGAACGAGTTCTCGGTCCAGCTGAAGGCGAAGGAAAAGCTCGTGGGTCCCCCGAAGGCCAAACTCAACGTCAGCACTCTGAACCACTGGGAGGACCAGCCGTCGCCCACCCTCATCGTTTTGTGGGACGCCGCCACGGATCAGCTGTATTACGAGTGGGCGCACCGTCTCCCGTGGTCTGACCCGAAGCATGACAAGACGACACGAACGGTACCCGTGCCGCATCTCTGGTCCGAGACGACTCCCGAGATCCTCGCGGAAGAAGCCGACGCATTTCGAAAGGTGCGAGACCTTGGTCGCTACTTTCCCGTCGATGTGGAGGTACGCGGAGACGAATATTTCGGAGGAGACGCGGGACCCGTCGTTTCGGCCATTATCGACGGATTCAGTTCCTTTCCGGATCTCGTCGTGTCGTTCAGCAAACCGCGGGTGCCGTTTATTCGTGTCGAAGTTCTTGCGAATGGCGTGGAAGTCAGCATGTCAGGAACACCCGTGAAGCGGATCACCTACGAACCATCTGCCCCACCACCCCCGGAAGTGATTGCGGCCGATGCGTTATTCGCGCTTGCTTTTGCGGTAGGAACCATCGGCCGAAGTCGCGACGTAGGAACAGCTCTCCTGTGCGCCTCGGTGGAGCGTTCTTTCATGGCGATTGTGGCAGGGCGTTTGGCAGACGCGATTGTCCTTCTGGTGCGCGCTGATGCTCGTGACGCGCTCCTAACCCTCCTTGCACGAACATTGACGGTCGAGCATCATCCGAGTTGGTCAGAGGCGTTAGCTGGAGTTGAGGCGACGAAGGCAATCATGGCCGACGCCTTGAGAATGGCCATCGCTTCATCCTTGGAGCAGACGTCGAAGTCGTGGTCGTCTCCCGCCCGTGCGCTCAGAACCGCGGCTTGGCTGGTGGGGCCTTTAGACGCCGACCGAGCGATGGAACTGTGGGAGGCTGCAGTTGAGGCTGATCCCTCAACGAAGGATAATCCTCGATACTGGTCCGAGCTTGGCGGAATCAGCTTCTTGTGGGAGCGGTGGGACGATGCTGTGGCGAACTATCGCAAGGCGGTTCGGTTGGGCGACAAGGCCTCTCGCCCCCTGCTTGCCGACGCCCTCATGTGGGCTGGCCACTATGCGGACGCGCTAGGTCAATTCAACACGGCGGGAATCTTGGACGGAGACGATAACGCCGAATGGCGACTGAAATCTAAGGCCCTTCGATTCATTGTCGAAGTCGTCGGCATCAATCAACAGAAGCGCGACGACTTCGTCGCGGAGATGATGTGGCGAGATAACCTTCCGTCTCCGCCATCGGTCGAGCTGATAGAGCAAGTGATTGAGGTCGACGCGCTGTACGCATGGGCGTACTGGGCCGCCTGCCCGGGAATGCGAGATAGAGGCGTCGAGCCCGTCGGCCCGTTGCTCGTAGCCGCCGTCTGCCAACCAAGTCGGGCACCCATCGTTCAAGAACTCACAACTGCCGCCCTGCGCACGGGGAATTGGGAAACGGCGCGGGACGCGCTCCTACTTGCACGACGGATGTGTGGCCCCGATTTCATCAGGATGGTCCACACGGATGAAGTCATTGACAGGGAGCTTCGCGCGCTCTTATTGAAGCTGTGGGGATGCTTGGACGATAGAGATGATTTCTTCGCTGAACTCGAGAAGATACAGTCCGAACAGCAGGCAGAGGAAGTCGAGGCGCCATCCGTCGACGATCACGGGGGCTCCCCCAACCGGACTGGGTGA
- a CDS encoding ComEC/Rec2 family competence protein, with amino-acid sequence MGQGDAVLIHSQDAVALIDTGPDPRALEDCLRSLSIEHIDLLVLTHFDIDHVGGTAVLEGKVSTVLHGPTADAADVRVLDGLAAEGASLRPVSAGDRGVLGGASWRVLWPLPHGVAFPPGNDASVVTEFSGGGVPRALFLGDLSAAPQRALLRSARPTQYDVVKVAHHGSADQEPALYEALRPRVALITVGADNDYGHPRRETLDLLAALGTRAYRTDRDGRTLLGIEDDALRVWTDVAPP; translated from the coding sequence GTGGGGCAGGGGGATGCTGTCCTCATCCATTCCCAGGATGCGGTGGCTCTCATCGACACGGGTCCCGACCCGCGGGCTCTGGAGGACTGTCTGCGCTCGCTGAGCATCGAGCACATCGATCTCCTCGTCCTCACCCACTTCGACATCGACCACGTCGGAGGTACGGCGGTGCTCGAGGGGAAGGTGAGCACCGTCCTGCACGGTCCGACGGCCGATGCCGCCGATGTTCGCGTCTTGGACGGCCTGGCCGCGGAGGGGGCAAGCCTTCGACCCGTCAGTGCCGGGGACAGGGGCGTTCTGGGCGGGGCGTCGTGGCGGGTGCTGTGGCCGCTGCCGCACGGTGTCGCCTTCCCGCCCGGGAACGACGCGAGCGTGGTCACGGAGTTCTCCGGGGGAGGCGTGCCGCGTGCGCTGTTCCTCGGCGACCTCTCCGCGGCCCCGCAGCGGGCGCTGCTCCGGAGCGCTCGGCCGACGCAGTACGACGTGGTCAAGGTGGCCCATCACGGCAGTGCCGATCAGGAGCCCGCCCTCTATGAGGCTCTGCGGCCGCGGGTCGCGCTCATCACGGTCGGCGCCGACAACGACTATGGGCACCCGCGCCGGGAGACCCTCGACCTGCTGGCTGCGCTCGGCACACGGGCGTACCGTACGGACCGTGACGGCCGCACCCTGCTCGGCATCGAGGACGATGCCCTCCGCGTCTGGACCGACGTCGCGCCGCCCTGA
- a CDS encoding alpha/beta fold hydrolase — translation MTVQTVLVHGIRTSATMWRSQVDDLEAHGHPVTAVDLPGHGSRMDEDFTLHEALHTIDTAVRAAAERGPVLLVGHSMGGLLSLAYTGGAEPPPVDGLVAAACTSLPRGAGLRAYRLFARAVDSLPDRGMWLTQRMLAATIPEENRGDFSAGGYALDIQDQTLRSLAALDVAAAVPRIQVPLWFVNGQYDQLRLNEPLFRRLAPEAELIVVPRTTHLLTAMRPRVFNAVLALAIATIEQRAASR, via the coding sequence GTGACCGTCCAGACCGTCCTCGTGCACGGCATCCGCACGTCGGCCACCATGTGGCGGTCGCAGGTCGACGACCTGGAGGCGCACGGGCACCCCGTCACCGCCGTCGACCTCCCGGGTCACGGCAGTCGCATGGACGAGGACTTCACCCTCCACGAGGCGCTGCACACGATCGACACCGCCGTCCGTGCCGCCGCCGAGCGGGGCCCCGTCCTGCTGGTCGGGCACTCGATGGGCGGGCTGCTCTCCCTCGCGTACACCGGTGGGGCCGAGCCTCCCCCTGTCGACGGACTCGTCGCCGCCGCGTGCACGTCGCTCCCCCGCGGCGCCGGGCTGCGTGCCTATCGACTGTTCGCCCGCGCCGTCGACTCCCTGCCGGACCGTGGCATGTGGCTGACGCAGCGCATGCTCGCCGCGACGATTCCCGAGGAGAACCGCGGCGACTTCTCCGCCGGCGGATATGCACTGGATATCCAGGACCAGACGCTCCGCAGCCTTGCCGCCCTCGACGTGGCCGCCGCGGTCCCCCGCATCCAGGTGCCGCTCTGGTTCGTGAACGGCCAGTACGACCAGCTCCGGTTGAACGAGCCCCTGTTCCGGCGACTCGCCCCGGAGGCGGAGCTGATCGTTGTCCCGCGGACCACTCACCTCCTCACGGCCATGCGTCCGCGGGTGTTCAATGCCGTCCTCGCCCTCGCGATCGCGACGATCGAGCAGCGCGCAGCATCACGCTGA
- a CDS encoding helix-turn-helix transcriptional regulator → MGRSGSGASDGWSEFATELGLQIYRLRVAKGLSQEAVAYRAGLTRFTYQRYERGEAQSGAPSNPSLRTLLALSQVLEVPIQELLPQEMPDVTTR, encoded by the coding sequence GTGGGCAGGTCAGGTTCGGGAGCGAGTGACGGGTGGAGCGAGTTCGCCACCGAGCTTGGCCTACAGATCTACCGCCTTCGTGTGGCCAAGGGGCTATCACAGGAGGCAGTTGCCTATCGAGCGGGCCTCACGCGCTTCACGTACCAGCGCTACGAACGGGGCGAAGCGCAGAGCGGCGCACCGTCAAACCCGAGTCTGCGAACGCTGCTCGCGCTGTCGCAAGTTCTCGAAGTGCCTATTCAGGAGCTCTTGCCTCAGGAGATGCCGGACGTCACAACCCGATAG
- the holA gene encoding DNA polymerase III subunit delta: protein MAASRPPSRGGAKATKIPQVSWREPHPAPLVLVSGPEEVCAERAIAGVRDYLRAEDPALEVSDVRADDYAPGTLLSLTSPSLFGEPRLVRVSGVEKCSDAFLQEAIGYLENPQEGATVVLRHTGASVRGKKLLDALRAGTGGGIEIACPAIKRDGDRVDFAAGEFKAAKKRIAPPALRALVSAFADDLTELAAACQQLIGDVDGDITEDVVTKYYGGRVEVSAFVVADTAIAGRYGEALIALRHALSSGADPVPMVAAFAMKLRTMARVAGNREPSRQLAQRLGMKDWQVDRARRDLAGWNERSLGMAIQATARADAEVKGAARDPIFALERMVTVIATREPFGG from the coding sequence ATGGCAGCTTCCCGTCCCCCCTCCCGCGGTGGCGCGAAGGCCACGAAGATCCCGCAGGTGTCGTGGCGGGAGCCGCATCCCGCGCCGCTGGTGCTCGTCTCCGGGCCGGAAGAGGTCTGCGCCGAGCGTGCGATCGCCGGGGTGCGCGACTACCTCCGTGCGGAGGATCCGGCGCTCGAGGTCAGCGACGTCCGTGCCGACGACTACGCTCCCGGCACCCTGCTCTCCCTGACCTCGCCGTCGTTGTTCGGCGAGCCGCGACTGGTCCGCGTGTCCGGCGTGGAGAAGTGCTCCGATGCCTTCCTCCAAGAGGCCATCGGGTATCTGGAGAACCCGCAGGAGGGGGCCACCGTCGTCCTGCGGCATACCGGAGCAAGCGTCCGCGGGAAGAAGCTCCTCGACGCGCTGCGCGCAGGAACGGGCGGCGGGATAGAGATCGCCTGCCCCGCCATCAAGCGCGACGGCGACCGTGTTGACTTCGCGGCGGGGGAGTTCAAGGCTGCCAAGAAGCGCATCGCTCCGCCCGCGCTCCGGGCGCTCGTCTCGGCTTTCGCGGACGACCTCACCGAGCTCGCAGCCGCCTGCCAACAGCTCATCGGCGACGTCGACGGCGACATCACCGAAGATGTCGTCACCAAGTACTACGGCGGGCGGGTCGAGGTGTCGGCCTTCGTCGTCGCTGACACGGCCATCGCCGGTCGGTACGGCGAGGCGCTGATCGCGCTCCGCCACGCCCTGTCCTCCGGCGCGGACCCGGTGCCGATGGTCGCCGCATTCGCGATGAAGCTGCGCACGATGGCGCGCGTCGCCGGCAACAGAGAGCCCAGTCGGCAGCTCGCTCAGCGCCTCGGGATGAAGGACTGGCAGGTCGACCGCGCGCGTCGCGACCTGGCGGGCTGGAACGAGCGCTCGCTGGGGATGGCGATCCAGGCGACCGCGCGCGCCGATGCCGAGGTCAAAGGCGCGGCGCGCGACCCGATCTTCGCCCTCGAGCGCATGGTGACCGTCATCGCAACGCGCGAGCCGTTCGGCGGCTGA